Proteins co-encoded in one Medicago truncatula cultivar Jemalong A17 chromosome 8, MtrunA17r5.0-ANR, whole genome shotgun sequence genomic window:
- the LOC11434575 gene encoding WAT1-related protein At5g07050 codes for MAMEKSNSFENMKHYTAMICLQFGYAGMNIITKVSLNQGMSHYVLVVYRHAFATASIAPFAFMFERKGQPKITFRIFLQIFVLALLGPVIDQNFYYAGLKLTSPTFSCAMSNVLPAMTFVMAVLCRMEKINIKQVRCQAKILGTILTVAGAMLMTLYKGPIVEMVWAKNRHPQNETHETSTTGSSERDWILGCTFLIIATFAWASLFVLQAKVIETYKHHQLSLTSLVVFIGTLQAIAVTFVAEHDPSVWRIGWDMSLLASAYAGIVTSSLAYYVQGLVIRKKGPVFATAFSPLMMIIVAIMGSFILAEQIYSGGVMGAILIVIGLYSVLWGKHKEEIERKVDDIPLPIKGPQMSGNSGLVIDDTDQVKHGQVEDTNNMLSSVAISIPTNNVNQQ; via the exons atggcTATGGAAAAATCAAATTCCTTTGAGAACATGAAACATTACACTGCTATGATATGTTTACAATTTGGCTATGCTGGTATGAACATTATCACTAAGGTTTCCCTCAACCAAGGAATGAGCCACTATGTCCTCGTCGTTTATCGCCACGCTTTTGCTACTGCTTCTATAGCTCCATTTGCATTCATGTTTGAGAG GAAAGGTCAACCTAAGATAACATTCCGAATTTTCTTGCAAATTTTCGTCCTAGCTCTTCTTGG GCCAGTGATTGATCAAAATTTCTATTATGCTGGGTTGAAGCTCACATCCCCAACCTTCTCTTGTGCAATGAGCAACGTGCTTCCAGCCATGACTTTTGTGATGGCAGTTTTATGCAG gATGGAGAAGATAAACATAAAGCAAGTGAGATGCCAAGCAAAGATATTGGGAACAATTTTGACAGTGGCTGGTGCAATGCTAATGACATTATATAAAGGTCCTATTGTGGAAATGGTATGGGCCAAAAATAGACATCCTCAAAATGAAACACATGAAACATCAACCACAGGATCTTCTGAAAGAGATTGGATTTTAGGGTGCACTTTTCTTATCATTGCCACCTTTGCTTGGGCTTCACTCTTTGTCTTGCAA GCAAAAGTTATAGAGACGTACAAGCATCATCAACTAAGTCTTACTTCACTTGTGGTATTCATTGGTACTCTTCAAGCTATTGCTGTTACTTTTGTGGCTGAGCATGATCCTTCTGTATGGAGGATTGGTTGGGATATGAGTTTACTTGCTTCTGCCTATGCT ggAATTGTGACCTCAAGCTTGGCATACTATGTACAAGGGCTAGTGATTAGGAAGAAAGGACCTGTCTTTGCAACTGCCTTTAGCCCACTTATGATGATCATTGTTGCAATCATGGGATCCTTTATCCTTGCAGAACAAATTTACTCTGGAGG TGTGATGGGTGCCATCTTGATTGTTATAGGCTTATATTCTGTTCTATGGGGAAAGCACAAggaagaaatagagagaaaagtAGATGATATTCCTTTGCCAATAAAGGGTCCTCAAATGAGTGGAAATTCAGGTCTAGTGATTGATGACACAGATCAAGTAAAACATGGTCAAGTTGAAGATACTAACAACATGCTTTCTTCAGTTGCAATAAGCATTCCTACTAATAATGTTAACCAGCAATAA
- the LOC11429535 gene encoding 65-kDa microtubule-associated protein 5 has protein sequence MASTPPSFSPSRTTCASLLRQLQVIWDEIGESDTDRDNMLLQLEQECLDIYYRKVEQTRKHKADLNKWLDDAESELADIVSSLGDDCVSISRGKGTLKQQLANIRPVLEDLKSRKAERVEEILEIKSQISQICAEIAGCGQSKGVTDQDVDQCDLTMEKLGELKSHLHELQNEKILRQQKVKSHISTISEISAVMSIDIWKTLNDIHPSLSGSSNGAPQCISNDTLARLTGVVLSLKQEKQQRLQKVQELVKFLVELWDLMEIPIDEQKAFSHVTRLISASVDEVSTQGGLSADVIEQVEVEVQQLNVLKASKMKELVFKRQNELEEIYRGVHMDMDSEAARQTLTSLTESGNVDMSELLQSMDEQIRKAKEQALSRRDILDRVEKWKFAAEEEKWLDEYERDQNRYSAVKGAHKNLKRAEKARILVSKIPSVVENLTAKVKAWETEKGIPFLYEKVLLLNSLDEYNVQRQLREEEKRKSREQKRLNEQLAVEQEAMFGSKSATKKPLNQSSHVNTLAGTPNGRRMHTPSGRYGTSGAKDRRESGRVNNIIPVNYVALAKDDSVSRGS, from the exons ATGGCTTCCACACCTCCTTCCTTCTCTCCTTCTCGCACCACCTGCGCTTCTCTCCTCCGTCAATTGCAG GTGATATGGGATGAGATTGGGGAGAGTGACACTGATAGAGACAATATGCTTCTTCAACTGGAGCAAGAGTGCCTTGACATTTATTACAGAAAGGTTGAGCAAACCAGAAAGCACAAAGCTGACTTAAATAAGTGGTTGGATGATGCTGAATCTGAACTCGCAGATATTGTTTCTTCACTTGGGGATGATTGTGTGTCGATCTCACGG GGAAAGGGTACTCTGAAGCAGCAATTAGCTAACATTAGACCTGTATTAGAGGACTTGAAGTCAAGGAAGGCTGAGAGAGTTGAGGAAATTTTAGAAATAAAGTCCCAAATATCACAGATATGTGCTGAAATAGCAGGCTGTGGACAGTCCAAAGGTGTCACGGATCAAGATGTTGATCAATGTGATCTGACCATGGAGAAATTGGGGGAACTTAAATCGCATCTTCATGAACTTCAAAATGAAAAG ATCTTACGCCAGCAGAAAGTGAAAAGTCACATCAGTACTATCAGTGAGATTTCAGCTGTAATGTCAATTGATATTTGGAAGACTTTAAACGACATCCACCCAAGCCTGAGCGGTTCATCAAATGGTGCACCACAATGCATTAGTAATGACACTCTTGCTAGATTAACTGGGGTTGTTCTTTCATTAAAGCAGGAAAAGCAACAAAGGCTACAAAAG GTACAAGAACTTGTTAAGTTTTTGGTAGAGTTATGGGATCTTATGGAGATACCCATTGATGAGCAAAAGGCCTTTAGCCATGTTACTAGATTAATTTCAGCATCAGTTGATGAAGTGTCAACCCAAGGTGGCCTTTCTGCTGATGTCATTGAGCAG GTTGAGGTTGAAGTTCAGCAGTTAAATGTTTTGAAAGCCAGTAAGATGAAGGAATTAGTGTTTAAAAGACAGAATGAACTTGAAGAAATATACAGAGGAGTTCACATGGATATGGATAGTGAAGCTGCTAGACAGACTCTGACCAGCCTCACAGAATCTG GTAATGTTGATATGTCTGAATTGCTTCAAAGCATGGATGAGCAAATCAGGAAGGCCAAAGAGCAAGCTCTAAGCAGAAGAGATATCTTAGACAGGGTGGAGAAATGGAAATTTGCTGCTGAGGAGGAAAAGTGGTTAGATGAATATGAAAGG GATCAAAATCGATATAGTGCAGTAAAAGGAGCACACAAAAATTTGAAGCGTGCGGAGAAAGCACGGATTCTTGTCAGCAAGATTCCAT CTGTGGTTGAGAATTTGACTGCAAAAGTGAAAGCATGGGAGACGGAAAAAGGAATACCTTTCTTATATGAAAAG GTTCTGTTGTTGAATAGCTTGGATGAATACAACGTACAACGACAActgagagaagaagagaagcgGAAATCTCGG GAGCAGAAGCGGCTTAATGAACAACTTGCTGTAGAGCAAGAAGCAATGTTTGGTTCAAAATCTGCAACAAAGAAGCCTCTGAACCAGAGCAGTCATGTTAACACTTTAGCTGGGACACCAAACGGGCGCCGGATGCATACTCCTTCAGGCCGTTATGGAACATCGGGTGCAAAGGATCGTAGGGAAAGTGGCAGAGTGAATAACATAATTCCAGTGAACTATGTTGCTCTTGCGAAAGATGATTCTGTTTCAAGGGGCAGTTAA
- the LOC11431251 gene encoding cysteine proteinase inhibitor 6, protein MRATIYILPFLVFFFFFFALFIVLESSGDCSDFDHAQMATPLGGIQDSPSSENSLEIESLARFAVDQHNAKQNSLLEFARVVKAREQVVAGTLHHLTLEAIDAGEKKIYEAKVWVKPWMNFKELTEFKHAGDGHAPSFTTSDLGVIKDGHKPGWQSVPAHDPQVQDAANHAIKTIQQRSNSLVPYELHEVTDAKAEVIDDTAKFNLLLKVKRGQKEEKFKVEVHKNSEGNFHLNQMEADNS, encoded by the exons ATGAGAGCAACCATTTATATTCTTCCCTTCTtagtcttcttcttcttcttcttcgctcTCTTCATTGTTCTAGAATCTTCCGGTGACTGCTCCGATTTCGATCACGCGCAAATGGCCACTCCACTCGGAGGTATTCAGGATTCCCCCAGCTCTGAAAATTCTCTCGAAATTGAATCTCTTGCTCGATTCGCTGTTGATCAACACAACGCCAAACAG AATTCACTTCTGGAGTTCGCAAGGGTGGTGAAAGCACGGGAACAGGTTGTTGCTGGTACACTGCATCATCTTACTCTTGAGGCTATTGATGCGGGTGAGAAGAAGATCTATGAAGCCAAAGTCTGGGTAAAACCCTGGATGAACTTTAAAGAACTTACAGAGTTCAAGCATGCTGGTGATGGTCATGCACCATCATTTACCACTTCAGATCTTGGTGTGATAAAGG ATGGCCACAAGCCAGGGTGGCAGTCTGTTCCAGCACATGATCCTCAAGTTCAGGATGCAGCAAATCATGCTATTAAGACCATCCAGCAGAGGTCCAATTCACTAGTGCCCTATGAGCTCCATGAGGTTACTGATGCAAAGGCTGAG GTCATTGATGATACTGCCAAGTTTAACTTGCTTCTCAAGGTCAAGCGGGGACAGAAAGAAGAGAAGTTCAAGGTAGAGGTGCACAAGAATAGCGAAGGTAACTTCCATCTTAATCAGATGGAAGCAGATAATTCCTAG